A genomic region of Leptolyngbya sp. NIES-2104 contains the following coding sequences:
- the rpsR gene encoding 30S ribosomal protein S18 codes for MTYFRRRVSPIKPGDPIDYKDVDLLRKFITERGKILPRRITGLTAKQQRDLTVAIKRARVIALLPFVNQEG; via the coding sequence ATGACCTATTTTCGCCGTCGAGTTTCCCCGATTAAACCAGGTGATCCGATCGATTACAAAGATGTCGATCTGCTCCGCAAATTTATCACCGAGCGCGGTAAAATTCTGCCGCGTCGGATTACCGGACTAACTGCAAAACAGCAGCGTGATTTAACCGTCGCGATCAAACGTGCTCGTGTCATCGCTTTACTACCGTTCGTCAATCAAGAAGGCTAA
- the rpmG gene encoding 50S ribosomal protein L33, translated as MAKNKGVRLIITLECTECRTNPAKRSNGVSRYTTSKNRRNTTARLELKKFCTHCNRHTPHKEIK; from the coding sequence ATGGCAAAGAATAAAGGCGTAAGGCTGATCATTACGCTGGAATGTACCGAATGCCGCACCAACCCGGCAAAGCGTTCTAACGGAGTTTCTCGATATACCACCTCGAAAAACCGCCGGAACACCACCGCACGTCTAGAACTCAAAAAGTTCTGCACGCACTGCAACAGACACACTCCCCACAAAGAAATCAAATAA
- a CDS encoding BrnT family toxin → MRFEWGERKAQSNEKKHGISFSEAETVFYDENARLLYDAEHSSEEDRYILLGMSDSLTLLVVCHVYQEDEETIRIFSARRATKREQQQYQGFLL, encoded by the coding sequence TTGAGATTTGAATGGGGTGAGCGTAAAGCACAATCAAACGAGAAAAAGCATGGCATCTCGTTTAGTGAGGCAGAAACTGTCTTTTACGACGAGAATGCACGTTTGCTTTATGATGCAGAGCATTCTTCAGAGGAAGATCGATACATTTTGTTAGGCATGAGCGATTCGCTAACTCTATTGGTGGTTTGCCATGTGTACCAAGAAGATGAAGAAACCATTCGGATCTTCTCTGCTCGTAGGGCAACTAAGCGAGAGCAACAACAATACCAGGGGTTTCTTTTATGA
- a CDS encoding BrnA antitoxin family protein: protein MKDEYDFSQSVKNPYIKKLKKQVTIRLEEEVVDYFKGLAEETGISYQSLINLYLQDCVKSQRKPTLEWVGEV from the coding sequence ATGAAAGATGAGTACGATTTCTCCCAATCTGTGAAAAATCCCTATATCAAGAAGCTGAAGAAGCAAGTTACGATCCGACTGGAAGAAGAGGTCGTTGACTACTTCAAGGGTTTAGCTGAGGAAACGGGGATTTCTTACCAAAGCTTGATCAATTTGTATTTACAGGACTGTGTAAAATCACAACGCAAGCCAACATTGGAATGGGTTGGTGAAGTCTAA
- a CDS encoding histidine phosphatase family protein, with product MNQIVYLVRHCQATGQEPDAPLTEIGKQQAIALADWLSEVPIERIISSPFSRALQSITLLSERLGLAVEADERLVERMLSPVPLDDWRESLAKTFIDLDLSFEGGESSRTAMMRGVAVVHQAIQQTTHPVVIVTHGNLMTLILKHFDEQIGYAEWERLQNPDVYCIEFRSKGDGVERVERVPLPAV from the coding sequence ATGAACCAAATTGTTTACCTTGTAAGGCATTGCCAAGCAACAGGGCAAGAACCGGATGCACCATTGACTGAAATTGGCAAACAACAAGCGATCGCATTAGCCGATTGGCTGAGTGAAGTACCGATTGAACGCATTATCTCCAGCCCATTTAGTAGAGCATTGCAATCTATTACGCTGCTATCAGAACGTCTTGGATTAGCGGTTGAGGCAGATGAACGATTAGTTGAGCGTATGTTGAGTCCAGTACCATTAGACGACTGGCGTGAAAGCTTGGCGAAGACATTTATAGATTTAGACCTGAGTTTTGAAGGGGGTGAGTCAAGTCGGACAGCAATGATGCGAGGTGTTGCTGTCGTTCATCAGGCAATACAGCAAACGACCCATCCTGTTGTCATCGTCACCCACGGCAATTTAATGACATTGATTCTCAAACACTTTGATGAACAGATTGGGTATGCGGAGTGGGAGAGGTTGCAAAATCCTGACGTATATTGCATTGAGTTCAGGAGCAAGGGAGACGGTGTTGAGCGAGTAGAGCGAGTTCCGCTGCCAGCCGTATAA
- a CDS encoding helix-turn-helix transcriptional regulator yields the protein MSRSTVSTDIFHAIADPTRRAILDHLQRGEQPVKHLAEPFAMSLPAISQHLQVLCEAGLVTQQRRGRQRIYRLNPASLKPVSDWVSQYEQFWTAKLDALGEYLEEQP from the coding sequence ATGAGTCGATCAACCGTCAGCACCGACATTTTTCATGCGATCGCCGATCCCACTCGTCGAGCGATTCTGGATCATTTGCAGCGAGGTGAACAGCCTGTCAAGCACCTTGCTGAACCCTTTGCCATGTCTTTACCCGCCATTTCACAACACTTGCAAGTCTTGTGCGAAGCGGGATTAGTCACCCAGCAACGCCGTGGACGACAGCGCATCTACCGACTCAATCCAGCGTCTCTTAAGCCAGTATCGGACTGGGTCAGCCAGTATGAACAGTTTTGGACAGCAAAACTAGATGCTCTAGGAGAGTATCTGGAGGAACAACCATGA
- a CDS encoding SRPBCC domain-containing protein produces MSQEIVLETFYPHPPERVWQALTDRRALSIWMMNNDFEARLGHRFRFQSCPLPGLEVTIYCEVLEVEAPKRLVYSWKEHLLDTASRVTWTLFPVEGGTQIRLQHRSTGSASIPVFGLPIFDRSVRRTIDSQLTSTTAIIHSLQTASSASKDGSYRYSEFLNYQTKWHYWLQQKLPGVLTMSSNQQFLQNLYEAFNKGDLETIISVMHPDVKWANGVEGGFVYGRDAVREYWTNQYKVIQVQLETLKFETDENNRNVVTVHQIVRDLQGNLLVDVTIQQIFTIENGLISLYEIGETETIQEMIQKTRTSNEQ; encoded by the coding sequence ATGAGCCAGGAGATTGTGCTGGAAACGTTTTATCCTCATCCACCTGAGCGCGTTTGGCAAGCGTTGACCGATCGCCGTGCTCTGAGTATCTGGATGATGAACAACGATTTTGAAGCTCGCTTGGGGCATCGGTTTCGGTTTCAGAGTTGTCCGCTACCAGGGTTAGAAGTCACAATTTACTGCGAAGTGCTAGAGGTGGAAGCACCAAAACGTCTAGTTTATAGCTGGAAAGAGCATCTCTTAGATACAGCGTCACGAGTGACATGGACACTATTTCCAGTAGAAGGCGGCACTCAAATCCGACTTCAGCATCGATCGACAGGTTCTGCGTCGATTCCTGTATTCGGGCTTCCAATCTTCGATCGATCAGTGCGTCGGACAATTGACTCTCAACTCACCTCTACGACAGCGATCATCCATTCCTTACAGACAGCCTCTTCTGCCTCAAAAGACGGCTCATATCGATATTCAGAATTCCTGAACTACCAAACCAAGTGGCATTACTGGCTGCAACAAAAATTACCTGGAGTATTAACGATGAGTTCAAATCAGCAGTTTCTGCAAAATTTATACGAAGCCTTCAATAAAGGCGATTTGGAAACCATCATCTCGGTGATGCACCCAGACGTGAAATGGGCGAATGGGGTAGAAGGCGGTTTCGTTTATGGGCGCGACGCGGTGCGCGAGTACTGGACGAATCAATACAAGGTGATTCAAGTGCAGCTTGAAACCCTAAAATTCGAGACGGATGAAAACAATCGAAATGTCGTGACCGTTCATCAAATCGTCAGGGATTTGCAAGGCAATTTGCTCGTGGATGTAACCATTCAGCAAATCTTTACCATTGAGAATGGTTTAATCAGTCTTTATGAAATTGGCGAAACTGAAACAATCCAAGAGATGATTCAAAAGACAAGAACTTCCAACGAGCAATGA
- the nadC gene encoding carboxylating nicotinate-nucleotide diphosphorylase, whose product MNKTAVLPPFLLLDRLLQDWLLEDIGRGDRTTQALISPGTRQAVWIAKEAGVIAGLPIAARVFQLLNAATEFTPLVKEGEAVEKGQTIAQIQGAYDALLTGERVALNLAMRLSGIATMTRQYVEKIEDLPAQLVDTRKTTPGLRLLEKYATQVGGAINHRMGLDDAVMIKDNHIVAAGGIGNAIAQIRAQIPYPLTIEVETENLDMVKEAIEHKADIIMLDNMLPELMIDAVQLIRTANDRIKIEASGNVTLQTLRAIAQTGVDYISSSAPITRSTWLDLSMRIKL is encoded by the coding sequence GTGAATAAGACTGCTGTACTGCCACCGTTTCTACTGCTCGATCGCTTACTTCAAGATTGGCTGCTTGAAGATATTGGGCGGGGCGATCGCACGACGCAAGCGTTGATTTCGCCGGGAACTCGTCAAGCGGTTTGGATTGCGAAAGAAGCAGGCGTGATTGCGGGATTACCGATCGCGGCTAGAGTGTTTCAATTGCTCAATGCTGCTACGGAATTTACGCCGCTGGTTAAGGAAGGGGAAGCAGTTGAAAAAGGACAAACGATCGCACAAATTCAAGGGGCTTACGATGCGCTACTCACAGGCGAAAGAGTTGCATTGAATTTAGCCATGCGTCTGAGCGGAATTGCCACGATGACGCGGCAGTATGTGGAAAAGATCGAGGATTTGCCTGCTCAGTTAGTGGATACGCGCAAGACAACGCCTGGATTGCGATTGCTAGAAAAGTATGCAACACAGGTCGGCGGCGCAATCAATCATCGAATGGGATTAGATGATGCGGTGATGATTAAGGACAATCACATTGTTGCAGCGGGGGGAATTGGGAATGCGATCGCCCAAATTCGCGCTCAGATTCCCTATCCGTTAACGATCGAAGTCGAAACCGAGAATTTAGACATGGTGAAAGAAGCGATCGAGCATAAAGCCGATATCATCATGCTCGATAATATGCTGCCAGAGTTGATGATTGACGCGGTTCAGTTGATTCGGACTGCAAACGATCGCATTAAGATCGAGGCTTCGGGAAATGTGACTTTGCAAACTTTGAGAGCGATCGCCCAAACGGGAGTCGATTACATTTCGAGTAGTGCGCCGATTACGCGATCGACCTGGTTGGATTTAAGTATGAGAATTAAGCTTTAG
- a CDS encoding type II toxin-antitoxin system VapC family toxin has product MIIIDTGAFLALFNQRDPNHQAIQTALRSIQEPLITTYPVLTETCYFLLARSSQTTPVRFLRQVVNGTIHVFNLESTQLDRMITLMERR; this is encoded by the coding sequence ATGATCATCATTGATACAGGAGCCTTTCTTGCACTTTTTAATCAACGCGATCCAAATCACCAAGCGATTCAAACTGCATTACGCTCGATTCAAGAACCCCTGATTACAACCTATCCAGTGCTAACAGAAACCTGTTACTTTCTGCTTGCTCGTAGCAGTCAGACTACGCCAGTTCGCTTTCTTCGCCAAGTTGTAAACGGCACCATCCATGTTTTCAATTTAGAATCGACTCAACTAGATCGAATGATTACGCTCATGGAACGACGCTGA